In Neovison vison isolate M4711 chromosome 14, ASM_NN_V1, whole genome shotgun sequence, the following proteins share a genomic window:
- the LOC122896052 gene encoding insulin receptor substrate 2-like, translating to MKPGGGGPTAGPESEPADRPLVLPRPWACPADVRLCGHLRKQKSQRRRFFVLRADPPRLECYESEKLFRAGRAPPKLSVSLAGACTISKRVDARQRHLIVLYTRDRSLGVAAACEAEQQAWYSALLEARAAAGEARAWGPSLHEDPGAWILAPFQDVWPVTLRPKGLGRTQGLGSGRYRLCLGSGVLSLLRKPKGRRSGDTQASVPPPALRLSLLSVRRCGHADSFFFLELGRSAPTGPGELWLQAPDALVAQSIHETVLAAMKRLGEGGATGRAEPLPRDPPTGAYRPSASQSSPTLASTAQSSGGSPRGGLGERNRKTLQMLAASHPKDLELGGGYVAMGAGSNYEPMGGGEAGGYMVMAPPGLAASAHATPHDQLQVCGDTEYVPMSRFLPGSLFSSSLPGSYELGAGESGPSFQGPRRSMGECWGPGGAHPSLQPPSELAGEYVCIKYVAPDYLGMGTATQEPPNGRLNYADLDLIPSLEVRGDSRNPQHSYARIEFQNLREAPVRCGQLRPV from the exons ATGAAGCCCGGAGGCGGTGGCCCCACGGCGGGCCCGGAGTCCGAGCCGGCGGACAGGCCGCTGGTTCTGCCGCGGCCCTGGGCCTGTCCCGCTGACGTACGGCTCTGCGGCCACCTGCGGAAGCAGAAGTCGCAGCGCCGCCGCTTCTTCGTGCTCCGCGCCGACCCTCCGCGCCTTGAGTGCTACGAGAGCGAGAAGTTGTTCCGCGCGGGCCGAGCGCCGCCCAAGCTCAGCGTGAGCCTGGCGGGCGCGTGCACCATCAGCAAGCGCGTGGACGCGCGCCAGCGCCACCTGATCGTCCTCTACACGCGCGACCGCAGCCTGGGCGTGGCGGCGGCCTGCGAGGCGGAGCAGCAGGCGTGGTACAGCGCCCTGCTGGAGGCGCGCGCGGCCGCGGGTGAGGCCCGAGCCTGGG GTCCCAGCCTCCACGAGGACCCCGGCGCCTGGATTCTCGCTCCGTTTCAGGACGTCTGGCCCGTGACGCTGCGGCCCAAGGGACTGGGGCGAACACAAGGCCTAGGCAGCGGCCGCTACCGCCTGTGCCTGGGTTCGGGGGTGCTGAGCCTGCTGCGGAAGCCCAAGGGCAGACGCTCTGGGGACACCCAGGCTTCGGTTCCGCCACCCGCCCTGCGCCTGTCCCTGCTCAGTGTGCGCCGCTGCGGCCACGCAGACTCCTTCTTCTTCCTGGAGCTCGGCCGCTCGGCGCCCACCGGTCCCGGGGAGCTGTGGCTACAGGCGCCCGACGCCCTGGTGGCCCAAAGCATTCACGAGACTGTACTGGCCGCCATGAAGCGACTCGGGGAGGGCGGTGCCACTGGCAGGGCTGAGCCACTGCCAAGGGATCCCCCCACCGGCGCTTACAGACCCTCTGCCTCCCAATCTTCTCCAACCCTGGCCTCGACAGCCCAGTCAAGCGGCGGGAGCCCTCGCGGGGGCCTCggggagagaaacaggaaaaccCTCCAGATGCTGGCAGCCTCGCACCCCAAGGACTTGGAGCTGGGAGGGGGCTACGTAGCCATGGGAGCCGGGAGCAACTATGAGCCCATGGGGGGTGGCGAAGCGGGTGGCTACATGGTGATGGCACCCCCTGGCCTTGCGGCCTCTGCCCACGCAACCCCCCACGACCAGCTCCAAGTTTGCGGGGACACCGAATACGTTCCCATGAGCCGCTTTCTGCCAGGGTCCTTGTTCTCCAGCTCCCTGCCCGGCTCCTATGAGCTCGGAGCTGGGGAGTCTGGGCCTTCCTTTCAAGGACCCCGTCGCAGCATGGGGGAATgttggggaccaggaggggcGCATCCCTCCTTGCAGCCGCCCTCAGAGCTAGCAGGGGAGTACGTGTGCATCAAGTACGTGGCCCCTGACTACTTAGGAATGGGCACTGCCACACAAGAACCCCCCAACGGCCGCCTCAATTACGCTGACCTGGACCTGATCCCTTCACTGGAGGTTCGAGGCGACAGCAGGAACCCACAACACAGCTATGCCCGCATCGAGTTCCAGAACCTCAGGGAGGCTCCGGTGAGATGTGGGCAGCTCCGCCCTGTCTAG
- the SAP25 gene encoding histone deacetylase complex subunit SAP25 translates to MLPRPPPLWDAGKEQAPEKQGPSAGRDPGEVWSSGEEGLGEPGTPPQDSPQPPSRRPSWTRREQLLPRAPPGLAAEQSPGTPVALPPQMAWEVAPSRMTVLAPWDPSFKAKAGPRLVWGPSCASGASFSGRTLCHPSFWPLYEAASGRDLRPRAPATGHQNGEHVPRDAGLPVMGREDVFLSDPLLPCGQRVPLYLSEAPQQVMGSLKLLLPPPVMTPWVLRTPSPGCSTAWLSGPELIALTGLLQMSQGAPRPASSGAPTPPAGSPDPVSDHPGPSGGPSCSRCTDPSVPRTPEAH, encoded by the exons ATGTTGCCCCGGCCGCCTCCACTGTGGGACGCGGGCAAAGAGCAGGCGCCCGAGAAACAAGGCCCCTCGGCGGGCAGAGACCCCGGCGAGGTCTGGAGCTCTGGAGAGGAAGGACTGGGGGAGCCAGGAACCCCCCCACAGGACAG CCCGCAGCCCCCGTCCCGAAGGCCTTCCTGGACCCGGAGAGAGCAGCTGCTGCCCCGGGCCCCCCCAGGCCTGGCTGCCGAGCAGTCCCCGGGAACCCCGG TTGCCCTTCCGCCCCAGATGGCCTGGGAGGTGGCCCCCTCAAGGATGACGGTCCTAGCACCCTGGGACCCCAGCTTCAAGGCTAAAGCAGGACCTCGGCTGGTGTGG GGGCCCAGCTGTGCGTCAGGCGCCTCCTTCTCAGGCCGGACTTTGTGTCATCCCTCATTCTGGCCACTGTATGAGGCAGCGTCAGGCCGGGACCTCAGGCCCCGGGCCCCAGCAACAGGGCATCAGAACGGAGAGCACGTGCCCAGGGACGCAG ggctcccagTGATGGGCCGTGAAGATGTCTTTCTGTCAGACCCGCTGCTGCCCTGTGGCCAGCGTGTCCCGCTGTACCTGTCCGAGGCCCCTCAGCAG GTCATGGGCTCTCTGAAGCTGCTGCTCCCACCTCCTGTCATGACTCCCTGGGTCCTCCGCACCCCGTCCCCGGGCTGCTCCACCGCCTGGCTCAGTGGGCCTGAGCTGATCGCCCTCACTGGCCTCCTGCAGATGAGCCAGGGGGCTCCGAGACCTGCCTCCTCGGGggctcccacgccccctgctggCTCCCCAGACCCTGTATCTGACCACCCAGGCCCCAGTGGCGGGCCCAGCTGTTCTCGCTGCACTGACCCGTCTGTCCCACGAACTCCAGAAGCCCACTGA